The genomic segment TCGTTGCTGGGGAAGTGGAACTGGTGGGTGCCTGAAACGTCAAACATCGACGAAAAGGAGATGGGTCTCCGCGCGCGTCTATGAGGAGGCACAAAGATGGGAGAAATAAACGAAATAAGGACATGACGAGTGACGAGCGAAGAGGTGCAGAGGCgttgagagagagaccgatgTTAATCGATTTTCTTCCACGCGAAAACAcccttctcgctgtttcggacgagggagacagccTGCTGAGACACAACTGCTTGCGGCCGCCACCGCTGTTCTCAGGCGTCACTCGCCTCCCCACACCCTCAAAAGCGCCGCGAAAACTCTAgggagctgcatgcgcagagcaagcggcaaagaaggaaaagcagcgaaggagaaaactgGACAGAAAGACAATCTACACGGCAAACACGCAAAGTCTGCTTGTCTACACTTCAGTAGAAAAAACAAAGCTGATGACACACACACCCAGGCCAGTAATTTTAACCTATGGAAGTGCATTTCGAGTCACGATCTTCAAATtctgtatatctatatctatatatatacttttaTCCATACATTGATCtataatatatatagttTTAATGTGTATAcgcgtatatatacataaataattatatatatatatatatatatatatatatatatatatttgtatacgTACACGCTAGTTAGGTTTGATGTTGTGCGAAGAAGGAATGTCAGTGACCTTGATATTCTTGGTTTGAGTGAATAGGTTATGTTCAGTTAATTCTTTTTCTACAAAGTGCAGCATTTTTTCTTTGCTCTGTTAGCACGATGTCAAGTGCAAGGAGGAGAGTGCTTGCGTACAAAAATGCTTGGAGAGATAAGGCGCATGAGGAGTGCGCCTCTGTAAGGATCTGTCTTCACTGAGTGTCGGGGCAACCGCCGGGCGCGGGAGTGACGCGCTTTCGAGGTTTTTCTCAGAAAAAAATGAAAACTCTCTGGGATGGTCTTTCGAAGCCTTTTTCACCGAAGAGAGGTACACATagcgtcgcttctcctcaAGGAAGGCGCGTCCGCTGGCTTCTGATGTGAGTGGAGACAGTTGCATCTCGGGTGTTCTGTGGCTTCGAGTGGAGACGCGAACCGCTCCGTGGacgtttttcctcctctttcccgGATGCTTGCTTAGACTGAAGCGGAGACTTCCCCGTCGAAGAAATCGACTCTTTGAAATGCCAACAGTCAACAATCCGAGCAGGCGCGAAAAAGTAGTTTGTTTCTGATGGGGAACGCGACAAAAGGGAGAGATGGTCAGAGGCACCTGCGTGGAAAGGAGAGATTTCACCAGAGGAAAAGTGAGGGGGAAGTCGCAAGTGAAGAGTGACAGGACGGCCCACCGCACCttcggcttcctcgcctctccggatttctctgcttctcgatagttcccgtttctcttctgttcatAGCTCCGTTGAGTCACCGAAAAAAGCACAATCTTTCTCTTCCATaccctctccttttctttcttctttcttctgccttttctttcctcttccactcgttccttctcgcgcgGACTCCATCACTCCTTTTGTCCGCGCTGCTCCAGTCcccccttctttccttcgccatcttctgctccttcgttctccgtctgctctccttcACTGAATGATCCGAACAAGCGAATCATCCACGACGATCTCGTActctgccttctccgctTCCACGCACATCGCCGCTACatcgctcgcgtctctggcgcgttctttctcgcgctcgctcgcgtctccgaACCACTGTCGCAGCTGAATGTAGTCTGGCGGGTGCGgcgctccttctctgccccTCTGCTCggtctctgcgccttcttcgcggcctCCCGACGGGCGTCccttcgttctttcctccgcCGCGCGCGGAGCAGAAGCGTCTCCCAAGacgccgcgtctctccgtcgctcgaGGTcccggagagacgaaagggaaGACCTGAGGCTgctgcggagagagacggtaAATCTGCGTCCACGAGTATCCCGGCAAACGCTGCACCGCACGAGCTCCCCTGTTCCACTCTTGCTCGAATGCCTTGCGCGCTTGCCTCCACTCTTGgaccttctcctcgctccctactgaagaagaagaaggagaagaagacgaaggaggagaagaagaaggagaagaagaagaggaagaggaaggcgcagaagaagagagggacgGAGTGTGGGGAAGAGTGTAGAAGGTGACGTGGACGTTTCGGTTTAAATCTCCTTCAGCAAGGCGTCTTTGTCGTTCTGCCTTTCCTACGAAGTAGCCGGCGACTGCGCCAAGAACAACGAAAGTTGCATTCTTCgtaaagagagaagagttcGCGTAGCCGTGACGCAGAGCCTCGAACCGCTGCCGAAGCAGGTACGGGAGGTCTCCAAGCGAAGACGCCGGCATAGCTACAGAGAAGGGGACGCAAAACGGGGAAGTCAGAATACCccgcagagacgagaaaagcgagggaaaaaaggagaaaaaaaggagaaaagagagagaagagagaaaagagagagaagagagagaagaaaagctagggagaaggaggagaaggaaacgtgGAAcgtcgaaagaaagaaggaaggcgcaAATGCAGGGActggaagacgaaaaacactTGAAGGCTGGCAGATCACGAGTCTTGCATAGACAAACGAAAGATGAGaaatgagagaagagataacAGCTGGAGGAAAAGGCACAAAGAAGTGGAGGGACAGACGCCAGTGAGATTAAGAGTTGAATCTTGAATCAGAAGCAGggccggagacagagaaacagggtCCTATTTGCCTTAACAAACACTACAAGCCGCaatcttctccttctcctgtcctccctcttgttttcgcttttgttctctcgccttttctcccgaGGTGTAATTTGACAGAAAGCATCGCAAGCCGTTCGTCCGAGAGTCTTGACACTCTGCGGGGAGTCGAGGCGCTCGCGGGAAGTCGACGAAACCGAAGCGTTTCCCCGATGAAAACTGGGGAGAAGATGGAACAGAGAAGgccagttcttcttctctttgatttcttctcttcttcttttcttctctttaaGTCGTGGTATTCCTTTTGttgctcgtcttcctcgcttcaagtctgcttcgcttcttcagtctTTCATTGCCCGCGTCGTCGAAGAACTTGGAAACTCCGCGAGGGccgtggagaagaggagagagaggggaagagatgCATTTCTCGAATGCCTTGTCTTCTGTTgtgtcctctttttctcgggcAAGCCCCCCggcgttttctcgcgtttccacCGGAGGAGTCTCGGCTCGGAGAAGGCAGCTGGGAACGTTTCGGCGAAGGTGAGAGTGCACtcggaggggaagaaaacgcgcaCAAACGGAGCCTAGAGCCTTCAGACCTTCTGcattttcttccttctctgctgttcgcCTTGCGCGgcttttttcgccttttctctttccgttCACGGGCcatgagagaagagacttcctcaactgcatgcgcagagacagcgtcCGCGAAGAGCGCGCCTGGGTACATCACCGCCAGTGTCTTGTTCTTGCGCGCGCCGTCACtcctgtgtgtgtctctcgctctcgctttGCGAAATCTTCTCAGAATTCAGCTTTCGACGCAActgcctcctcgtccccaGAGACTGTGTCTCGCTGCGCCGTCCGctgctcgcttcctcgcgtcgATTCTGCAAGGAGACACCGTCGGAGACACACGCGGCGAAGAATCGCTTCGGCACAGAGAGCAAAAAAGACGCCGAGCAGTCGCGGAAAGAGTGGAcctgagagaaggcgaactgaggagaagaactTGGAAAGTCGCAGACAAAACAAAtgtgaagacgcagaggccgcGCCTTGCTGTCACAGGGGAGACTTTGTCCGTCGGTCAACAAGAAGGGGGCTCTCTGCCGCGCGCGCCGGACTCGCGTTCGTCTCAGGCGAACGTGTGAccgtcttcgcttttcttcatGTTTCAAggatctctctcttgtccttGCTTTGCTTGTCTCATGATTTTTCTCGTCGACTCGCATTCGACTGTCTCGACCTCCTCGGATAAAAGAGAGTGACCCTTCCCTACACCTCTCCCCGCGGACTCAAGAAGCGTCTCCGTCCgactcttgttctctcctccacctttcttctcttctccatctatcttctcttctccatctatcttcttcttcatctttctgcctctccatcTTTTTTTGCTCGATCTCTCGCGCCTTCAAATCTTCTCCTTagcctcctctcttcttcctcttctcctcggtcttcgctctcttctcttgtcgcactcttgtcctctctcctttcgtctttcgatctctcttcttctccacacccgtcttcttctcgcgtctcctgtctggccctccttctcgcctcgctgGCTCGCAAGGCCAACGGCGACTGCGTGTAAAGCCTCCTGGAGGAGAACCGGGATGGCGAATTCGTAAAtacaggaggaaagagagaggaagaaagagtaaaaaagagagaagacgagagagagacacgagagggagaaagggggagagaagaggaaagaaagacaggacagagggagacggagaaacggGAAGCCTCTACACTGGGGAGGCATGTGCGGACAAAGACTTTGTTCAAAGAAAAggtgcagagacgagagcaaGGAAAAACCAAGAGAGATGGAtaaaaagacagaggaagctTCGTTGCCTTCTTGCGCTGCAGAGGAGGGACTTGAGGAAGGAacgctttttctctgaagTCATCAGAACCCCCGCCTTTTTCTATTCTTCGTCCTTTGGTTTGGCTCGGCCATCGTCTTGTCAGACggctctgttttttctttgatCATGGCGTTAATTTCTGCCTCGGATTTGCCTGCTCGACTCATGCCGGGGCGCGCCGTGTGTCAGTCGTTGTTGTATTCTCTCCCGCGCCTATCGCTGTCGAGCGGGCAGCGccagtctttttctctctcttcttcctcgctttcgtcttctgcatcgCCTCCATCTTCGTTTCCCCCTCCGGATCCttatctttcttcttctcgtctttcttcttctgtttctccttcgctttcttcctcttcagctcCGATGTCGCCTCCTGTCCCCTGCTGTTCTCGGTCCTCCCCGTCGAAAGGCGAGGCTCGGAtttttgctgtctctccgcgaCGAAGACTGCGATccctttcgtttctgtcttttgtgtttctttctctctttttcttttcaacTTCTTTCGCTCCAACCTTGGCAGCTGCGGCCTTGTCTGGCCGCGGCGCCCGTACAAAACCTCCGCGAGAGGACGCCGCACTCGACCTCTCTGTTCCGCTCTCGCGGTGGATCGAGGAAGTCGCTGCCAGAGCGTCGGAAGGgaggagactgcatgcggtcgacagggacagagaaacgTCTTACGCCGGTGAGGAAgcaagcgaggaaaaagttCGTTCTCCGCcgcgagtttctctctcagcTCCTTCGGAGCAACGCCCTCATTCGTTGAAGACCGACGCCGTCGTAGCACacccctctctctcgccttcatGGTCCTGCCTCCCCGATGCAgcctgtccttcttcttctgctccttcgtcttcggatTCTCCTTTGGATGCTCTGCTCCCCTCTTCAGAGAGCCTCGCCTTGGTCGCCCCCCCCGAGCTGCCTCCACCTGTTGTGAACATTGACCCTGACCGtcgcgtgtcttctctccatctttttCCTGAATCCTTCACCAAGGATAAGGATCCGaatgtctctcctccttctcctccttctcctccttctgctcctccttcttctcctgtgtctccgtggacggcgtttcttcagagacactgcggggtggagagagggaagcgcggaccgaggagcgagaagtcttttttctcggagTTTTGGGAGACAGCCGCGGTGCCCGCGCTGACTCTGTCGAAGAACTGgttctcttccgtcttcaAACatctgcgagagaaaagccatGTCGTCGCACTGCTCTCGGCGATCactcgggtgtacgtacaccagCAGAGTGAGGCGCTGAGGTCGGCGTTCGCAGACACCGAGGTCACGACAGAACCGCGCATGTCTGAAGGACGCGAAATcccttccgcgtcttcctcaactgtctctcgctcgtccCAGTTGCTGCCCTGCTTCTCGGAGCCGTTCGCCTGTCGCCGCCCTGTGCCTTGGTCACTCGTCGGTGCCATTGCGCGTTactttctcgtctcccttttctcctttttgttgctcttgctgcttccttttctgctgctgcgtctcgtcCGGCCCCTGCTGTCCGCCGCGCTGCCTGCGGAGTCCAGCGAAGAGGCCTGCTTCTCCATGTTGTCTTCGAGTACACCTTCCTCGCCTTGCTTCCACGCTCCATCGCTGCTCTTCCCAGTCTCACCTGTGCACTCAGACGCCTCCAGTGTATCTGACGGGTCGCCAGCTTCTCGCGtgtctgctgcctcttctcaCTACGCCCGCCTGCTTCTCAGATGTCCCTCCAcgctctcttccgcttcttcggcgCAAACCGCCGCCAGCaagtctctcctcttccttgccCTCGTCGGGATCTTCGCTGCGCTCTTCACTGTCAGCTCTTGGGCTGTTTCTGACCAGATCGACGCGTCGCTCTGCGCCATCGCGCAAGCAGTGGATGCCTTCGGCCGCgaggctgcagagagcgCGTTCTCTCCCCAGACGAAAGCGCACGCAGCACATGAGCAGAAGCCGACGGAGTTGGCTCTCCGAAACCTAAGGACGCAGGCGCGAACAgatgcgagagaagaaggagaagaaggggaagaagggagaaaagaagaggaagaagggagaaaagaagaggaagaagggagaaaagaaggggaagaagggagaaaagagacggtCGAACAAGCTTTTCTGGAAGGTAAGGGAGGAGCGGAGACACGACTTCCGAGAacaagcgaaggagaagagaacgcagaggccTCCCGAGAGTTTGCAGGAATCGCTGGATTGAGTCGACAACTCGACGCGCTTGCACTCGCATGGGCCTCAGCTGCGTCCGCGTACTCAGAGTTCTTTTCCGACAACGACGACACCCGCTCGCTGGCTGGTGGAAGAGACGGCGTaggcagcaggcgaggaATACGCTCGTTTCAtggcgaagagcgaagcgTGCAGACGTCGCAAGCCGCAACCGAGAGCAGCCAAGAGACAGGAAAtggcggaggcgaagaggattccaaagagcaaagaaagagagaagcgcgagagagacgacgctgGCGCCTCCCCTGGAGGGAGGACGGCGAGAACGAAACGCGAcggggaaaggagagactcCCTTCGTTCGGTGTGAGTGAAGAAGCGAATCGGAGACAGAATGGGAtgggagagacgcgtttcGAGTCCGAGGAGATTCTTCGCGGTCTGAGCTCCGCCGTGGAACTCGCAGTGGAACTCGAGACGCGCTGGGCATCTCGtcagcgtctcctctctctggactGTGTGCCTGCAAGGaacgacgaaagagaggctTGCTCCGGCCTCTTGTCTGGAGGCAAGAGTCCGAACAGAAAAGGCTTCTGGGCAACGAAATGGCGCCGCTGCCTCGGCCGCCTCCGGACGCTCTGCGCCTCGGCGTGGACCTGTTTCCGGTCGAGCTACCATGAACGCGCGAAGACACTACAGACACCGGAGGAATGCTTTTCGGCGGGCACTGAATCGCGAGAGCAGAGTCTGAGAGATGCCCGAGAAAGGGGGGAGAAGGGCAGTCTCGTGGAGCCAGTTGCTTCGGAAGCCTTCTCCTCCAAACCACGCGTGAGGCGTTGCAGCTTGCGGCCGCATGCGCCGAGCGAAAGTCCGCAGGAGTCGGGCAGAGtccgagagcgaggagacctCTGTGAGACCTGGAGGCGACCTCGAGAGACTGTGGGGTCTTTttcgcgagaggcagaggcgcggAGCAAGCTGGAGAACGCACTCGACGCGAGTCGTTCGCTGGTCAGTCTGCTGCGGGATTCGCGAGGCTTGGGTCCGGCGTCTCCAGCCGAGCtaaaagaagacgaaaaagtcgaaagcgacagacgcaTCACTGACAGAGAAGGCCGCATGCTCCGCCACCGCGGCGTgctgcggtgtacagacgccggccgccgccgccggcTCGCGACCTTCTCGCGCCAGCTtctggtgtacgtacaggAGGAGGAGCGGGCGCTGAGAGCGTTCGTGGAGACGCAGTTTTCTCCTGCAGGACGAGCAGAGGCAACTGCAGCAATTGCCACCGCCCAAGAAAGACTGACAGTCGGCATCGCGGCTGTTGAACTTCCTCTTTTGTGGAGGCATCTGGAGTGGACTCTCTCGCAGTTCCACGCCGTCGTCACGGggctgctgcgcctctcgagactcgctttcttcctcggcaCTCTCTGCGCCGCTCTCCTCGCGTTCGTCATCGTCGCCATCTTTCTCTGGCGCAAGGCCCAACCCTTCCGCGCATCCGAGGGCGCGAGAGACACTTCGGTGGGCACTGAGACGAGGGGACAGTGGAGACACGCGCGAGAATGGGGTGTAGCTACACCCGGGGCGACCGACGGAGCTGGGGAATAAGCGAGGAGGTGACGTTGTAGTCGCTGTTTCACTTGTGAATCATATCTTGGATTTCCGTTTACCTGGCTATGGCAACCTCTGCAGGCGCCTACACAGAGAACacgacagtggagacagcgagcggGAAGGGAGCTGCGTCGGAGAACTGGGGAGATGGTCTTGCATGTCGCGTTTTCCCTGTCGCTTCCTTGTCGCTTTTTGAGTCCTGCATTTTGTGttttccgtgtctctgcgtgCAGACTCGAGAAGCCTTCCTCTTGTCATTCCTCCCCATCTTCTTCCAGTTTGCAGGGTGCTGCTGCGCCCTCGCAGTCAGcctcctcttgctctc from the Toxoplasma gondii ME49 chromosome IX, whole genome shotgun sequence genome contains:
- a CDS encoding hypothetical protein (encoded by transcript TGME49_267700); this translates as MPASSLGDLPYLLRQRFEALRHGYANSSLFTKNATFVVLGAVAGYFVGKAERQRRLAEGDLNRNVHVTFYTLPHTPSLSSSAPSSSSSSSPSSSPPSSSSPSSSSVGSEEKVQEWRQARKAFEQEWNRGARAVQRLPGYSWTQIYRLSPQQPQVFPFVSPGPRATERRGVLGDASAPRAAEERTKGRPSGGREEGAETEQRGREGAPHPPDYIQLRQWFGDASEREKERARDASDVAAMCVEAEKAEYEIVVDDSLVRIIQ
- a CDS encoding hypothetical protein (encoded by transcript TGME49_267690~Predicted trans-membrane domain (TMHMM2.0):116-139:456-479:571-594:1187-1210:1230-1253:1863-1886), producing MALISASDLPARLMPGRAVCQSLLYSLPRLSLSSGQRQSFSLSSSSLSSSASPPSSFPPPDPYLSSSRLSSSVSPSLSSSSAPMSPPVPCCSRSSPSKGEARIFAVSPRRRLRSLSFLSFVFLSLFFFSTSFAPTLAAAALSGRGARTKPPREDAALDLSVPLSRWIEEVAARASEGRRLHAVDRDRETSYAGEEASEEKVRSPPRVSLSAPSEQRPHSLKTDAVVAHPSLSPSWSCLPDAACPSSSAPSSSDSPLDALLPSSESLALVAPPELPPPVVNIDPDRRVSSLHLFPESFTKDKDPNVSPPSPPSPPSAPPSSPVSPWTAFLQRHCGVERGKRGPRSEKSFFSEFWETAAVPALTLSKNWFSSVFKHLREKSHVVALLSAITRVYVHQQSEALRSAFADTEVTTEPRMSEGREIPSASSSTVSRSSQLLPCFSEPFACRRPVPWSLVGAIARYFLVSLFSFLLLLLLPFLLLRLVRPLLSAALPAESSEEACFSMLSSSTPSSPCFHAPSLLFPVSPVHSDASSVSDGSPASRVSAASSHYARLLLRCPSTLSSASSAQTAASKSLLFLALVGIFAALFTVSSWAVSDQIDASLCAIAQAVDAFGREAAESAFSPQTKAHAAHEQKPTELALRNLRTQARTDAREEGEEGEEGRKEEEEGRKEEEEGRKEGEEGRKETVEQAFLEGKGGAETRLPRTSEGEENAEASREFAGIAGLSRQLDALALAWASAASAYSEFFSDNDDTRSLAGGRDGVGSRRGIRSFHGEERSVQTSQAATESSQETGNGGGEEDSKEQRKREARERRRWRLPWREDGENETRRGKERLPSFGVSEEANRRQNGMGETRFESEEILRGLSSAVELAVELETRWASRQRLLSLDCVPARNDEREACSGLLSGGKSPNRKGFWATKWRRCLGRLRTLCASAWTCFRSSYHERAKTLQTPEECFSAGTESREQSLRDARERGEKGSLVEPVASEAFSSKPRVRRCSLRPHAPSESPQESGRVRERGDLCETWRRPRETVGSFSREAEARSKLENALDASRSLVSLLRDSRGLGPASPAELKEDEKVESDRRITDREGRMLRHRGVLRCTDAGRRRRLATFSRQLLVYVQEEERALRAFVETQFSPAGRAEATAAIATAQERLTVGIAAVELPLLWRHLEWTLSQFHAVVTGLLRLSRLAFFLGTLCAALLAFVIVAIFLWRKAQPFRASEGARDTSTREAFLLSFLPIFFQFAGCCCALAVSLLLLSSAVSLDFVLLQLPDEAVTESQTPSAWIKTPQGLSSLLAFVPNAAPLSPALFRESLSHCLWLPVESLEPAPVSFLLAERQKLRDLVYQALPASIRTIFGENLEEATQVAFADWWQRADENGGGSVPPGRSRREEEERETATRREADDGERRTRSSGAFANGDMQGPDDRDAVSFLDRGENADLISGVFSAAAWQGEQLARSIEINKEPRNSATRRTDFFAPWRTLPLGVVSKFANVLDRAASSLTKHLKEEVVIRGEGHSGGVRRRRRDTARVSATQRLSQSEPVPLESPEGSCYPSEREKKDATRKINLLFARVIEAAAQSDGGSRAFIQALEGLRGDGDGSEWEIIHLWPPLTSTSLLHTSPTDGVNARLPRLLQEVTGDAWAFRGAALPPACADAPVGPLHFPSFEAPAAQQAEGRDREGEGEQPMRKKQQLSAASSERSDGSAWEAGDWWRMQGMPGEKKRKDSWQEGGGEGDSGAWNGMVRMEGQPKRCFYVSQDITPELLVSHFGQALPERQLERLLLLFDSAREIDRGLQFIRRVHAADAPLLKALSTTPDILRAFEGLRRRVREAVNRIDGEERHLLQKSDCRFMADATAAAESHTRAFWGFLFFGCACSLLLVTAALFILVKIHFQRCQEEQLLQQVRRHEQQEAAVLLQHHLPTGGLTGGRA